A section of the Pseudorasbora parva isolate DD20220531a chromosome 2, ASM2467924v1, whole genome shotgun sequence genome encodes:
- the LOC137092323 gene encoding NAD(P)(+)--arginine ADP-ribosyltransferase 2-like, whose amino-acid sequence MLLIIEALLILAALGQDHRAAAAVGVRIFPLDMAEKSVDNQYDGCRDYMADLVKTKYLEEEKSTSAEFKKTWQEAEDNAKEPEDNLQQIHSVAIHVYTNKDSKVYSNFTSATRTGKEKYKDKTFKWYSLHFLLTEALQILKKTQNRCYVTYRGTNVKFDVQNTEVRLSSFSSSSFDRKVIQGFGNESCFEIYTCEGANLTKFSKYPDEKEVLIPPYETFNVTAVKNRTDQPDLWCETVFVLNSTGKTSDLNCVLLNSGNHAAHFNGLLILPLLFCQVFTC is encoded by the exons ATGCTGCTGATCATTGAAGCTCTTCTCATTTTAGCTGCTCTGGGACAG GATCACagagctgctgctgctgttggagTAAGGATATTTCCATTGGATATGGCAGAGAAATCTGTTGATAATCAATATGACGGCTGTAGAGATTACATGGCAGACCTGGTGAAGACAAAATATCTAGAGGAGGAAAAATCTACCTCAGCtgaatttaaaaagacttgGCAAGAAGCTGAAGATAATGCAAAGGAACCAGAGGATAACTTACAGCAGATTCATTCAGTCGCCATTCATGTGTACACTAACAAAGACTCTAAAGTGTACAGTAATTTCACAAGTGCCACTCGTACTGGCAAAGAAAAGTACAAAGACAAGACTTTCAAATGGTATTCACTTCACTTTCTGTTAACAGAGGCATTACAGATTCTGAAGAAAACACAAAACAGATGCTATGTAACTTACCGTGGTACAAATGTTAAGTTTGATGTCCAGAACACAGAGGTCCGTCTGAGCTCATTTTCATCCTCATCGTTTGATCGTAAAGTAATACAGGGTTTCGGAAATGAATCTTGTTTTGAAATCTACACTTGTGAAGGGGCTAATTTGACCAAATTTTCAAAGTATCCTGATGAGAAAGAGGTGCTGATTCCTCCATATGAGACATTTAATGTCACTGCTGTCAAAAACAGAACAGATCAGCCAGATCTCTGGTGTGAGACTGTGTTTGTGTTGAATAGCACTGGAAAAACAAGTGACCTGAACTGTGTTTTGCTTAACAGTGGAAACCATGCTGCTCACTTTAATGGTTTactaattttgccattattatTTTGCCAAGTGTTTACCTGCTAA
- the LOC137092339 gene encoding NAD(P)(+)--arginine ADP-ribosyltransferase 2-like, translating to MLLIIEALLILAALGQDQRAAVKGQIFPLDMAVNSVDNQYDGCRDYMADLVKTKYLEEEKSTSDEFKKTWQEAEENAKEPEDNLQQIHSVAIHVYTNKDSKVYSNFTSATRTGKEKYKDKTFKWYSLHFLLTEALQILKKTQNRCYVTYRGTNVKFDVQNTEVRLSSFSSSSLDRKVIQGFGNESCFEIYTCEGANLTKYSKYPDEKEVLIPPYETFKVTAVKNRTDQPDLWCETVFVLNSTGKTSDLNCVLLNSGNHAAYFNGLLILPLLFCQVFTC from the exons ATGCTGCTGATCATTGAAGCTCTTCTCATTTTAGCTGCTCTGGGACAG GATCAAAGAGCTGCTGTTAAAGGACAGATATTTCCATTGGATATGGCAGTGAATTCTGTTGATAATCAATATGACGGCTGTAGAGATTACATGGCAGACCTGGTGAAGACAAAATATCTAGAGGAGGAAAAATCTACCTCGgatgaatttaaaaagacttgGCAAGAAGCTGAAGAGAATGCAAAGGAACCAGAGGATAACTTACAGCAGATTCATTCAGTCGCCATTCATGTGTACACTAACAAAGACTCTAAAGTGTACAGTAATTTCACAAGTGCCACTCGTACTGGCAAAGAAAAGTACAAAGACAAGACTTTCAAATGGTATTCACTTCACTTTCTGTTAACAGAGGCATTACAGATTCTGAAGAAAACACAAAACAGATGCTATGTAACTTACCGTGGTACAAATGTTAAGTTTGATGTCCAGAACACAGAGGTCCGTCTGAGCTCATTTTCATCCTCATCGCTTGATCGTAAAGTAATACAGGGTTTTGGAAATGAATCTTGTTTTGAAATCTACACTTGTGAAGGTGCTAATTTGACAAAATATTCAAAGTATCCTGATGAGAAAGAGGTGCTGATTCCTCCATATGAGACGTTTAAAGTCACTGCTGTCAAAAACAGAACAGATCAGCCAGATCTCTGGTGTGAGACTGTGTTTGTGTTGAATAGCACTGGAAAAACAAGTGACCTGAACTGTGTTTTGCTTAACAGTGGAAACCATGCTGCTTACTTTAATGGTTTactaattttgccattattatTTTGCCAAGTGTTTACCTGCTAA
- the LOC137092366 gene encoding kelch-like protein 10 codes for MENKFIATSFNVFDEVRSEGEHTDVIIKVNGEEFKAHKIILCGCSPYFRDLFSTQCSAEKHSYDIEGISSDTMSLIIKYAYAGNVHISEENVAELLVAADQFLVSDLVDACCKFLEANLSLQNCIGICMFTGQFYSCSNLHRKAKRYALQHFEEVQQESEEFLKLSLEHLVEMIDQDELNAKNEEVVFEAVLRWIDHSPESRRGHIAELLPKVRMGLMSPEYFMSNVRNKALLLENEACLAILISAMRVIFDLHMEGPTVSDQLTRPRLPSEILLAIGGWSIGNPTNAIEAYDARAGCWVDVTQKDEHPRAYSGTVFLDGFVYCIGGFDGENCFSSVRKFDPISHTWHEVAPMYEQRCYVSVAVLDGLIYAMGGINRHVRLRTTECYDPNTNQWTMLAPMNELRSVASATSLQGRVYICGGFTGIEYLFTAERFNPETNQWTLIAPMSSRRSGVGVINYGNLVYAVGGYDGANRLQSAEAYNPLTDSWHDVESMISPRSNFGIEVMDDRLFVVGGFNGLSTCSNVEYYDQRTNEWNEASDMSISRSAVSCCIISGLPDVTQYVASRDSLQISEDKSDSD; via the exons ATGGAGAACAAGTTCATTGCGACatcttttaatgtttttgacgAAGTTCGTTCAGAGGGCGAGCACACAGATGTCATTATCAAAGTTAATGGCGAAGAGTTTAAAGCTCACAAGATCATCCTTTGTGGCTGCAGCCCTTACTTTAG GGATCTCTTTTCCACACAATGTTCCGCGGAGAAACATTCCTATGATATTGAAGGAATCTCCTCAGACACCATGTCTCTAATCATTAAATACGCATATGCAGGAAATGTCCACATCTCTGAAGAGAATGTGGCAGAGCTCTTGGTGGCGGCTGATCAGTTTTTAGTTTCAGATCTTGTGGATGCTTGCTGCAAGTTCCTGGAGGCAAACTTGAGCCTGCAGAACTGCATTGGCATCTGCATGTTCACAGGGCAGTTTTACTCCTGCTCAAATCTCCACCGCAAAGCAAAGCGATATGCTCTACAGCACTTTGAGGAGGTGCAGCAAGAGTCTGAGGAGTTCCTGAAACTCTCGCTGGAACACCTAGTTGAGATGATTGATCAGGATGAGCTGAATGCTAAAAATGAGGAGGTGGTTTTTGAGGCCGTCCTCCGCTGGATTGATCACTCACCTGAAAGCAGGAGAGGGCACATTGCTGAGCTTCTGCCGAAG GTTCGAATGGGGTTGATGTCACCAGAGTACTTCATGAGTAATGTAAGGAACAAGGCACTGTTGTTGGAGAATGAGGCGTGTTTGGCCATTCTCATTAGTGCAATGAGGGTCATTTTTGACCTCCACATGGAGGGACCCACCGTTTCAGACCAACTGACACGCCCACGCCTGCCCTCTGAGATCCTATTGGCCATTGGAGGGTGGAGCATAGGAAATCCCACCAATGCAATTGAGGCATATGACGCAAGAGCAGGCTGTTGGGTCGATGTGACTCAAAAGGATGAGCATCCCAGAGCCTACAGTGGTACAGTGTTCCTCGATGGGTTTGTCTACTGTATCGGTGGCTTTGATGGCGAGAACTGTTTCAGCAGTGTGAGGAAGTTCGATCCCATCTCGCATACTTGGCATGAG GTGGCCCCCATGTATGAACAGCGATGTTACGTTAGTGTCGCTGTTTTGGATGGATTAATTTATGCTATGGGTGGTATTAATAGACACGTACGGCTAAGAACAACAGAATGCTACGATCCAAACACCAACCAGTGGACAATGTTGGCGCCCATGAATGAACTGAGGAGTGTCGCTAGCGCCACCTCACTGCAGGGCAGG GTTTATATCTGTGGTGGTTTTACTGGGATCGAGTATCTCTTCACAGCTGAGAGATTTAACCCAGAAACAAACCAGTGGACGCTCATCGCTCCCATGAGCAGCCGCCGCAGTGGTGTCGGTGTGATCAATTATGGGAATCTAGTTTACGCT GTTGGTGGTTATGATGGTGCCAATCGTTTGCAAAGCGCAGAGGCCTACAACCCTCTCACTGACAGCTGGCATGATGTTGAATCTATGATCAGCCCACGCAGCAACTTCGGTATTGAG GTTATGGACGATCGGCTGTTTGTTGTTGGTGGATTTAATGGCCTCAGCACCTGCTCTAATGTGGAGTATTACGACCAGAGGACAAATGAATG GAATGAGGCAAGTGACATGAGCATTTCCCGcagtgctgtgagctgctgtaTAATATCCGGGTTACCTGATGTCACACAGTATGTGGCCAGTCGAGACTCTCTCCAGATATCAGAAGACAAGTCTGACAGTGATTGA